The Microbacterium phyllosphaerae region TGTGCGCCTCGATGACCTCGCGGATGCCGGCGGCGACGAGCGCGAGCCTCTCACCGATCGGCAGATCTGGTGCCGATCGGATCACCCCGACGTGCACGAGCGTGCCGCGGCGCGAACCGTCGACGTCGACCACCCCGACACCGCAGCGGGTGAGGCCGGGGTCGATGCCGAGCACGCGCAGCGAGGAGGTCACTCCCCCAGGCTATTCGCCGTCATCGAGTCCGGACGCTCGCCGCGCCTACGCGTCGTCGTTCTCGAGCTCAGCCTGCACGTCTGCGGACAGATCGAAGTTCGTGAAGACGTTCTGCACGTCCTCGCTGTCTTCGAGGGCGTCGATCAGGCGGAAGATCTTGCGCGCGGTGTCGGCGTCGATCTCGACCTTGAGGTTCGGCACGAACTCGACGTCGGCCGACTCGTAGTCGATGCCGGCCTCCTGCAGAGCGCTGCGGACGGTCACGAGGTCGGTCGCCTCGGTGATGATCTCGAAGCCTTCCGCGTGCGGCTCGATCTCCTCGGCACCCGCTTCGAGAGCGGCCATCATGACGTCGTCCTCGGTGGTTCCCTCGGAGCCCACCACGATGACGCCCTTGCGGCTGAAGTTGTAGGCGACGCTGCCGGGGTCGGCGAGCGTGCCGCCGTTACGGCTGAGTGCCGTGCGCACCTCGGCCGCTGCGCGGTTCTTGTTGTCGGTCAGACACTCGATCATCATCGCGACGCCGTTGGGTCCGTAGCCCTCGTACATGATCGAGGTGTACTCGACGGCTTCGCCGCCGATGCCCGCTCCGCGCTTCACCGCGCGGTCGATGTTGTCCTTCGGGACCGAGGTCTTCTTCGCCTTCTGCACGGCGTCGAACAGCGTCGGGTTGCCCTGCAGATCGGCCCCGCCGAGCTTGGCCGCGACCTCGATGTTCTTGATGAGCTTGGCCCAGGACTTGGCGCGCCTGGAGTCGATGATGGCCTTCTTGTGCTTCGTGGTGGCCCACTTGGAATGCCCGGACATAAGTCTCCGCTCGTCGTATCCGCCCGTGGGCTCGGCCCAGGGCATCGTCCATTCTATCGAACCATGCGGTCGGCCCGTGGATGCACCCGGGTCGAGATCTCGTCCGATGCCCACGCTGTGCCCCTGGCGTGACGCGGATCACGGGTGTAGTCCTGACTCATGGACGAGAGAGTCGACGACGACAGGGCCCGCGGACTCGACGCCGCACACGAGGCCGCACTCCGATTCCTGGACTCGCTCGACGACCGCCCCGTGTGGCCGCGCGCGACCCTCGACGACATGCTCACCGCCTTCGGCGGGCCTCTGCCCGATGACGGATGCGATGCAGTCGACGTGATCGAGGAGATCGCGTCACGGGCAGACCCCGGACTGGTCGCGATACCGGGCGGGCGCTTCTACGGCTTCGTGATCGGTGGCACTCATCCCGCGGCACTCGCGGCCGACTGGCTGGTGTCGGCATGGGATCAGAACTCCGGCTCGGCGAGTCTCACCCCGACGACCGTCGCCATGGAGCGCGTCGCGGGCCAGTGGATGCTCGATCTGCTCGATCTTCCGGACACATCCAGCGTCGGGTTCGTCACCGGGGGCCAGATGGCCAACTTCACCTGTCTGGCGACGGCGAGGAACGCCGTCCTCGCCCGCGCAGGCTGGGACCTCGCCGAGCGAGGCCTGCGTGGATCTCCTCCCCTCCGGTTCGTGGTCGGTGCGGACCGCCACGGATCGATCGACCGCGCCGCCCGATTCCTCGGCATAGGGCGGGCCGATCTGACGGTCATCGAGTCGGACGACCACGGACGGATGCGACCGGATGCCCTGCGCGCTGCTCTCGCTGACCTTTCGGGGCCGCTCATCGTGTGCCTCCAGGCCGGCGAAGTGCACACCGGCGCCTTCGACGACTTCACCTCCCTCATCCCGATCGCGCACGAGCACGGTGCCTGGGTGCACGTCGACGGCGCGTTCGGGCTCTGGGCCGCGGCATCCGCATCTCTGCGGTCCCTCACCGCGGGTATGGATCTGGCCGACTCGTGGGCGACCGACGCGCACAAGACCCTCAACGTGCCGTACGACTGCGGCATGGCGATCGTCCGCGACCCCGCCGACTCGATCGCCGCGTTCCGCACCGGCGGCGACTATCTGATCTATACGAGCCTCGATCCGTGGGACGTCACCCCCGAGCTCTCCCGCCGCGCACGCGGGGTGCCCGCATGGGCTGCGCTGCGGAGCCTCGGGCGCAACGGCGTCGCGAGTCTCATGGACCGGCTCCACGACAACGCGGTGGCGATGGCGGAAGGACTCGCGTCGATCGAGGGAATCGACGTGGTGAACGAGGTCGTCTACACGCAGGTCATGTTCCGTCTCGCCTCCGACGACGCCACCCGCGACCTGGGCGCCGCGATCCTCGCAGAGGGAACCGCGGCCGTCACCGGCGCCGAGTGGCGTGGCCGTTCGGCCCTGCGCTGTTCGATGTCGTCCTGGGTGACGACGCAGCACGACATCGACCGCACGCTCGACGCGATCCGGGGGCTCGTGGCGGGGTGAGGGCGCGTACCGAGGTCAGCGCCGGTTCACGCGTCTTCGGCCGGCAGACCCACCTTCGGCCTCGCCCACGAGCGACCGCGCGTGTCCTTGAGGATGTCGTACTCCACGTCGACGTGCGGCTCGATCGCGCTGTACTTGTCGTTCGGCGCACCGATCACGAGCTGGAAGCCGAGCCCGCGCCATGCACCGATCGCACGCTTGGTGAAGTGCGCGTCCGCCTTGATCAAGGCCTCATCCATGAACACCGGTGCGTATCTCGGACGCGCCGCACCGGCATCCCCGAGCTGGTACCGCAGGGCGGCACCCACGATGAACGCGACGAGCTCCTGCGACTCACCGCCCGACTTCTCGCCGATGTGGTCGTAGAGGGCGACGTGTTCCCGCGTGACGGCGTGCACCCGCTCGGCGCTGACACGGACGTGGTTGCGCACGTCGATGAGTTCGGCGAAGTCCGGTG contains the following coding sequences:
- a CDS encoding YebC/PmpR family DNA-binding transcriptional regulator translates to MSGHSKWATTKHKKAIIDSRRAKSWAKLIKNIEVAAKLGGADLQGNPTLFDAVQKAKKTSVPKDNIDRAVKRGAGIGGEAVEYTSIMYEGYGPNGVAMMIECLTDNKNRAAAEVRTALSRNGGTLADPGSVAYNFSRKGVIVVGSEGTTEDDVMMAALEAGAEEIEPHAEGFEIITEATDLVTVRSALQEAGIDYESADVEFVPNLKVEIDADTARKIFRLIDALEDSEDVQNVFTNFDLSADVQAELENDDA
- a CDS encoding pyridoxal phosphate-dependent decarboxylase family protein, with translation MDERVDDDRARGLDAAHEAALRFLDSLDDRPVWPRATLDDMLTAFGGPLPDDGCDAVDVIEEIASRADPGLVAIPGGRFYGFVIGGTHPAALAADWLVSAWDQNSGSASLTPTTVAMERVAGQWMLDLLDLPDTSSVGFVTGGQMANFTCLATARNAVLARAGWDLAERGLRGSPPLRFVVGADRHGSIDRAARFLGIGRADLTVIESDDHGRMRPDALRAALADLSGPLIVCLQAGEVHTGAFDDFTSLIPIAHEHGAWVHVDGAFGLWAAASASLRSLTAGMDLADSWATDAHKTLNVPYDCGMAIVRDPADSIAAFRTGGDYLIYTSLDPWDVTPELSRRARGVPAWAALRSLGRNGVASLMDRLHDNAVAMAEGLASIEGIDVVNEVVYTQVMFRLASDDATRDLGAAILAEGTAAVTGAEWRGRSALRCSMSSWVTTQHDIDRTLDAIRGLVAG